A genomic stretch from Streptomyces sp. QL37 includes:
- a CDS encoding non-ribosomal peptide synthetase: MRARADRVALICGAQRLTYRQLDEASDRFARRLAARGLGTGDIVALAVGRSPLAAVAWLGVAKVNAACLWLGLDYPPERLTMMIDDARPSLVVATSGGRSFIEEAAHDVMLLDGNDGNDGNDGNDGNDGPDRAAGPTAPADSAAYVIYTSGSTGRPKGVVVTCSGLRSLLETAARRADVGPDSVITQFSSLSFDVAFWEMTMGLLLGGRLVIVPDEARVPDHEFGRLLQEHGVTHTLLPPAFLELLPYDVPLPPGLTVMTGADKVPTELLRRWSRRCVTVAAYGVTEATVNSTLWSFDPAWTRPLAPIGIADPGTGIRLLDEALRPVGPGGEGELYLAGDGLARGYLRRPDLTAGRFVADPYGPPGTRMYRTGDRVRLDASGVYEFVGRADAQLKVRGHRIEPGEVESVLLAHPAVRQALVTTRGTELVAFVAGDSVPGSELRAHVAAALPPYMVPNVITAVESLPTLPSGKVDRRAVPTTAPAVPATPSATGEPAAVPDEAESVLRAVLDDELGKDDGDAVGFVTRGGHSLMAMRIIARLRTELGWAPSVRDLFSADRVADLVQAFRRAVRPPASVRETGPAQLSFEQERLWLLAELSDGESPHVVPWAWRVRGDLDTEVLHAAWSDVIRRHPVLRTRFPVTDGVPAQVVDPAPTWAVRFTDDVAAALTEPFRLVDDLPFRIFVHRVAPRENVVVVCLHHIVTDDWSTVRLAEDLSAAYLHRAAGGIADLPALPMDFAEVARVQREVLGEVGAPVGHAAEQVEWWSKELAGLPAETSLPHDRPRSSDLTGRVIHRHWSPERRHAVVERARASGATVYHIMHTALVVALAEQGVGPEVVVGCPVAGRTDVRTHDMVGFFVNTVVLRVGVADGTSFADLLDRVRETDLAALARSEVSLAHVVEAVRPPRLPHRNPLFQVMLAQQYRTGVVPRLPDAEVEPVTATGAAAAFDLGLGFAEGPDGITLTAEYRTALYDESTVDALLDRVDAVLTAVLAGDPVLVHPVTARCVPPLPEQKAERSAATASDETEQLLCEVLAEVLGIPEVRPDENFFALGGHSLLAIRFLNAVRVRRGSAPRLADLFAHPRVAGLARVLPRPGTAPPAPVVRADPYDAPLSFEQERLWALQTLDPDDDAYVVPWTWRVRGPLDVAALRAAWDAVIQCHAVLRTRFPEQGDTPRQHVDPDPAWAPVEHRTTPADLTADLARAAARPFSLERDLPFRMDVFHLGPDDAVVLLCLHHIVTDDWSVRRLTRDITAAYAREPLRPPALSYADHAVRQRAEIGPVGAPTPRGAESVAWWREYLTGAPSEVTLPADRPRSSDTAGAAVHRTWATDRAEAVRSLARLTGTTPYLVLSAALSAVLAESGAGGDVVLGCPIANRPLAASEDVVGFFVNTIALRLRIDDGARFTDLLREVRDGHPAAFARRELSFAHIVEAVNPERHPDRNPLFQIMLAQEDAADALPSLPGAEVTAVRPPVTSSPFDIAVAFVERPDGMGITVHYRSSLYDRATVEGFLDRWETFVDRMETAVVHPCTAHPAAPGADPGPDPDPGPGPGDLGEAGKAVLRAFGAVLGRPGIGPDDNFFDQGGHSLSAIRLIRAIRAEVGVQVPVRRFLEAPTPRGLASAVAALRAEGPR, from the coding sequence GTGCGTGCCCGTGCCGACCGGGTCGCGTTGATCTGCGGCGCGCAACGGTTGACGTACAGACAACTGGACGAGGCGTCGGACCGGTTCGCCCGCCGTCTTGCCGCGCGGGGCCTCGGCACCGGGGACATCGTCGCGCTGGCCGTAGGCCGGTCACCGCTCGCCGCCGTCGCCTGGCTGGGGGTGGCGAAGGTCAACGCCGCATGTCTGTGGCTGGGGCTCGACTACCCACCGGAACGACTGACCATGATGATCGACGACGCCCGCCCCTCGCTGGTCGTGGCCACCTCCGGGGGGCGCTCGTTCATCGAGGAAGCCGCCCACGACGTCATGCTCCTCGACGGGAACGACGGGAACGACGGGAACGACGGGAACGACGGGAACGACGGACCGGACCGTGCGGCCGGGCCCACGGCGCCCGCCGACAGCGCGGCCTACGTCATCTACACCTCCGGGTCCACCGGCAGACCCAAGGGCGTCGTCGTGACCTGCTCGGGCCTGCGCAGTCTCCTGGAGACCGCGGCCCGGCGTGCGGACGTCGGGCCGGACAGCGTGATCACCCAGTTCTCCTCACTCAGCTTCGACGTGGCCTTCTGGGAGATGACCATGGGCCTCCTGCTCGGCGGCAGACTGGTGATCGTGCCCGACGAGGCGCGGGTGCCCGACCACGAGTTCGGGCGTCTGCTCCAGGAACACGGGGTGACGCACACCCTGCTGCCGCCCGCCTTCCTCGAACTGCTTCCGTACGACGTCCCGTTGCCTCCGGGGCTGACCGTCATGACCGGGGCGGACAAGGTGCCCACGGAACTGCTGCGCCGCTGGTCACGGCGGTGTGTGACGGTCGCGGCGTACGGTGTCACCGAGGCGACGGTCAACTCCACGCTCTGGTCCTTCGATCCGGCGTGGACGCGTCCCCTCGCACCGATCGGGATCGCCGACCCGGGCACCGGCATCCGGTTGCTCGACGAGGCGCTGCGCCCGGTCGGGCCGGGTGGGGAGGGGGAGCTGTATCTGGCGGGCGACGGTCTCGCTCGCGGCTACCTCCGTCGCCCGGACCTCACCGCCGGCCGTTTCGTCGCGGACCCTTACGGCCCGCCCGGGACGCGCATGTACCGCACCGGTGACCGGGTCCGGCTGGACGCCTCGGGCGTCTACGAGTTCGTCGGCAGGGCCGACGCCCAGCTGAAGGTCCGTGGCCACCGGATCGAGCCGGGCGAGGTGGAGTCCGTGCTCCTGGCGCACCCGGCCGTGCGACAGGCACTGGTCACCACGCGTGGCACCGAACTGGTCGCCTTCGTCGCCGGGGACAGCGTTCCCGGTTCCGAGCTGCGCGCGCACGTGGCGGCCGCACTGCCCCCCTACATGGTGCCCAACGTGATCACGGCGGTGGAGTCCCTGCCGACGCTGCCGAGCGGCAAGGTCGACCGGCGGGCCGTCCCCACGACGGCCCCTGCGGTCCCGGCGACTCCGTCGGCCACGGGGGAACCGGCAGCCGTCCCCGACGAGGCTGAGAGCGTGCTGCGGGCCGTGCTCGACGACGAACTGGGCAAGGACGACGGCGACGCCGTGGGCTTCGTCACCCGGGGCGGGCACTCCCTCATGGCGATGCGGATCATCGCCCGGCTGCGGACCGAGCTGGGGTGGGCGCCCAGCGTACGTGACCTGTTCTCGGCGGACAGGGTGGCCGACCTGGTCCAGGCGTTCCGCCGTGCCGTGCGGCCGCCTGCTTCGGTGCGCGAAACGGGGCCGGCGCAGCTCTCCTTCGAGCAGGAACGGCTCTGGCTGCTGGCGGAGTTGTCCGACGGCGAGAGTCCGCACGTGGTGCCGTGGGCCTGGCGGGTACGGGGCGATCTGGACACGGAGGTCCTGCACGCCGCCTGGTCCGACGTCATCCGTCGTCATCCGGTGCTGCGCACCCGCTTCCCCGTGACCGACGGCGTTCCGGCCCAGGTGGTCGACCCGGCACCGACGTGGGCCGTCCGGTTCACGGACGACGTGGCAGCGGCGCTGACGGAGCCGTTCCGGCTCGTCGACGACCTGCCGTTCCGGATCTTCGTCCACCGGGTCGCCCCCCGGGAGAACGTCGTCGTGGTATGCCTGCACCACATCGTGACCGACGACTGGTCGACGGTCCGACTCGCCGAGGACCTGAGCGCCGCCTACCTGCACCGGGCGGCGGGCGGGATCGCTGACCTGCCCGCCCTGCCGATGGACTTCGCCGAGGTCGCCCGCGTGCAGCGAGAGGTGCTCGGAGAGGTCGGCGCGCCCGTCGGTCATGCCGCGGAACAGGTGGAGTGGTGGTCGAAGGAGCTGGCCGGCCTCCCCGCCGAGACGTCTCTCCCGCACGACCGGCCCCGGTCCTCGGACCTGACGGGCCGGGTGATCCACCGCCACTGGTCGCCGGAACGGCGTCACGCCGTTGTCGAGCGGGCCCGCGCGTCCGGGGCCACCGTCTATCACATCATGCACACCGCCTTGGTCGTGGCGCTCGCCGAGCAGGGGGTCGGACCGGAGGTCGTTGTGGGGTGCCCGGTGGCCGGCCGGACCGACGTACGCACCCACGACATGGTCGGGTTCTTCGTCAACACCGTGGTGCTGCGGGTCGGGGTGGCGGACGGCACCTCGTTCGCCGACCTCCTCGACCGGGTCCGGGAGACGGACCTGGCCGCCCTGGCCCGCTCGGAGGTCTCGCTCGCCCACGTGGTGGAAGCGGTCCGGCCGCCCCGGCTGCCCCACCGCAACCCCCTCTTCCAGGTCATGCTCGCCCAGCAGTACCGCACCGGCGTGGTGCCGCGCCTCCCGGACGCGGAGGTCGAGCCCGTCACGGCGACCGGGGCCGCGGCGGCCTTCGACCTCGGACTGGGCTTCGCCGAGGGACCCGACGGGATCACGCTCACCGCCGAATACCGCACCGCCCTCTACGACGAGAGCACGGTGGACGCCCTCCTGGACCGGGTCGACGCGGTACTCACGGCGGTGCTCGCAGGCGATCCGGTCCTCGTGCATCCGGTCACCGCGCGGTGCGTGCCCCCGCTGCCGGAGCAGAAGGCGGAACGATCCGCAGCCACGGCGTCGGACGAGACCGAGCAACTGCTGTGCGAGGTGCTCGCCGAGGTGCTCGGGATCCCCGAGGTGCGCCCGGACGAGAACTTCTTCGCGCTGGGGGGCCACTCGCTGCTCGCCATCCGGTTCCTCAACGCCGTCCGTGTCCGCCGGGGTTCCGCGCCCCGGCTGGCCGACCTCTTCGCCCATCCGCGCGTCGCGGGCCTGGCGCGCGTCCTGCCTCGGCCCGGGACCGCGCCCCCGGCCCCGGTTGTCCGCGCGGACCCGTACGACGCACCGCTCTCCTTCGAACAGGAGCGACTGTGGGCCCTCCAGACGCTTGATCCCGACGACGACGCCTACGTCGTCCCGTGGACCTGGCGGGTACGCGGCCCCCTGGACGTGGCGGCCCTCCGGGCAGCCTGGGATGCGGTGATCCAGTGCCACGCGGTGCTGCGCACCCGCTTCCCCGAGCAGGGCGACACACCCCGGCAGCACGTCGACCCGGACCCCGCGTGGGCACCCGTGGAACACCGGACCACCCCGGCCGACCTGACCGCCGACCTGGCGCGGGCAGCGGCCCGGCCGTTCTCGCTGGAGCGGGACCTGCCCTTCCGGATGGACGTATTCCACCTCGGACCCGACGACGCCGTCGTGCTGCTCTGCCTGCACCACATCGTGACCGACGACTGGTCGGTGCGCCGCCTGACCCGCGACATCACCGCGGCCTATGCCCGCGAGCCGCTCCGGCCGCCCGCCCTCTCGTACGCCGACCACGCCGTCCGCCAGCGGGCCGAGATCGGGCCGGTCGGGGCGCCCACTCCGCGCGGCGCCGAGTCCGTGGCGTGGTGGCGGGAGTACCTGACGGGCGCACCCTCGGAGGTGACCCTCCCCGCGGACCGCCCCCGCTCCTCCGACACCGCGGGGGCGGCCGTCCACCGCACCTGGGCGACGGACCGGGCGGAAGCGGTCCGCTCCCTCGCGCGGCTGACCGGGACGACGCCCTATCTGGTGCTGAGCGCCGCGTTGTCCGCCGTCCTCGCCGAGTCAGGAGCCGGCGGCGACGTGGTCCTCGGCTGCCCGATCGCCAACCGGCCGCTCGCCGCCTCGGAAGACGTCGTCGGGTTCTTCGTCAACACCATCGCGCTCCGGCTCCGCATCGACGACGGCGCGAGGTTCACCGATCTGCTCCGCGAGGTCCGCGACGGTCACCCGGCGGCCTTCGCCCGGCGCGAGCTGTCCTTCGCCCACATCGTCGAGGCCGTCAACCCCGAGCGGCATCCCGACCGCAACCCGCTGTTCCAGATCATGCTCGCCCAGGAGGACGCGGCGGACGCGCTGCCGTCGCTGCCCGGCGCCGAGGTGACGGCGGTGAGGCCACCGGTCACCTCGTCCCCGTTCGACATCGCCGTGGCGTTCGTCGAGCGCCCCGACGGTATGGGGATCACCGTCCACTACCGCTCATCCCTCTACGACAGGGCCACGGTGGAGGGCTTCCTCGACCGCTGGGAGACGTTCGTCGACCGGATGGAGACCGCCGTCGTCCATCCGTGCACCGCTCACCCGGCGGCTCCCGGAGCGGATCCGGGGCCGGATCCGGATCCGGGACCGGGACCGGGTGATCTGGGCGAGGCGGGGAAGGCGGTGCTGCGTGCGTTCGGTGCCGTCCTGGGGCGGCCCGGCATAGGGCCGGACGACAACTTCTTCGATCAGGGGGGACACTCCTTGTCGGCCATCCGGCTGATCAGGGCCATCCGTGCCGAGGTCGGGGTGCAGGTCCCCGTCCGTCGGTTCCTCGAGGCGCCGACCCCGAGGGGCCTGGCGTCGGCGGTCGCGGCCCTCCGGGCCGAGGGGCCCCGGTGA
- a CDS encoding ABC transporter ATP-binding protein has protein sequence MTGAPGEALVRACGLRKSYRGHEAVSGVDFTVRRGESVGLLGPNGAGKSSLMRMIGCVSRPDGGELRVLGMDPATQGPRVRGRLGVVHQHDCLDSELSPRRNLYAYARFFGLSRREARERTGELLAFARLTDRADSAVETLSGGMSRRLAIVRALVNSPDLLILDEPTTGLDPQARQLIWQQLRLLKKGGVSLIVTSHYMDEVEELCDRVQILDRGRTAAEGTPAALTARHAAPEVVEIRWQAGEDAQVRDAMAGLASHVEMLPDRTLVYVDEGERVLARLRDRGIRPDFSLVRKGSLEDVFLRLTGRALVG, from the coding sequence GTGACCGGCGCCCCGGGCGAGGCGCTGGTGCGGGCGTGCGGCCTGCGCAAGAGCTATCGCGGTCACGAGGCCGTGTCCGGCGTGGACTTCACGGTCCGGCGCGGGGAGTCCGTCGGGCTGCTGGGCCCCAACGGCGCGGGCAAGTCGTCCCTGATGCGCATGATCGGCTGCGTCTCCCGGCCCGACGGAGGCGAGCTGCGCGTCCTGGGGATGGACCCGGCGACCCAGGGCCCCCGGGTCCGCGGCCGCCTGGGTGTGGTGCACCAGCACGACTGCCTCGACAGTGAACTGAGCCCTCGCCGGAACCTCTACGCGTACGCACGATTCTTCGGTCTGTCACGGCGAGAAGCCCGGGAGCGGACCGGTGAACTGCTCGCCTTCGCCCGCCTGACCGACCGGGCCGACTCCGCCGTGGAAACCCTGTCGGGCGGGATGAGCCGGCGGCTGGCCATCGTGCGGGCCCTGGTGAACTCACCGGACCTGCTGATCCTGGACGAACCCACCACCGGTCTCGACCCGCAGGCCCGGCAGCTGATCTGGCAGCAACTGCGGCTGTTGAAGAAGGGAGGCGTCAGCCTGATCGTGACCTCCCACTACATGGACGAGGTCGAGGAGCTGTGCGACCGCGTGCAGATCCTCGACCGGGGGAGGACCGCGGCCGAGGGAACGCCTGCCGCGTTGACGGCCCGCCACGCGGCACCGGAGGTGGTGGAGATCCGGTGGCAGGCCGGCGAGGACGCGCAGGTGAGGGACGCGATGGCGGGACTGGCCTCGCACGTGGAGATGCTGCCGGACCGCACGCTCGTGTACGTCGATGAGGGGGAGCGCGTGCTCGCCCGACTGCGCGACCGAGGCATCCGCCCGGACTTCAGCCTGGTCCGCAAGGGCTCGCTCGAGGACGTCTTCCTGCGCCTCACCGGTCGTGCCCTCGTCGGCTGA
- a CDS encoding HipA family kinase: protein MLEEVVATRYVTPLREGGSLPGIVEADDLGTYVMKFTGAGQGRKTLVAEVICGELGRRLGLRVPELVTIQLDPVIGLAEPDQEVQELLKASAGLNLGMDFLPGSLGFDPLAYEVGAAEAGQVVWFDALINNVDRSWRNPNMLVWHGEPWLIDHGATMIWHHNWPGAQASAAKPYNASDHVLAPFGPDIAAAAAELAPLVTEELLTEVAAEVPDEWLAGEPGFETTDQLRRAYVEPLLARAGSIHERILMEGPTKTRPSQAPGWLTERLAPWPHPTKKDRDAQADAGNSKDGGR, encoded by the coding sequence GTGCTGGAAGAAGTAGTAGCGACTCGCTATGTCACGCCTTTGCGTGAGGGTGGTTCGCTCCCCGGGATCGTCGAGGCCGATGATCTGGGCACGTACGTCATGAAGTTCACCGGGGCCGGCCAGGGCCGCAAGACCCTGGTCGCGGAGGTCATCTGCGGGGAGCTCGGCAGGCGGCTGGGACTGCGGGTGCCGGAGCTGGTGACCATCCAGCTCGACCCCGTCATCGGTCTCGCCGAGCCGGACCAGGAGGTGCAGGAGCTCCTCAAGGCCAGCGCGGGGCTGAACCTCGGGATGGACTTTCTGCCCGGCTCGCTCGGATTCGACCCGCTCGCGTACGAGGTGGGGGCGGCGGAGGCCGGGCAGGTCGTCTGGTTCGACGCGCTGATCAACAACGTGGACCGCTCGTGGCGGAACCCCAACATGCTCGTCTGGCACGGGGAGCCGTGGCTGATCGACCACGGGGCCACCATGATCTGGCACCACAACTGGCCGGGCGCGCAGGCCTCCGCGGCGAAGCCGTACAACGCCTCGGACCATGTCCTCGCGCCGTTCGGCCCGGACATCGCGGCCGCGGCCGCCGAGCTCGCCCCGCTGGTCACGGAGGAACTCCTCACCGAGGTCGCGGCCGAGGTGCCGGACGAGTGGCTGGCGGGTGAACCGGGCTTCGAGACCACGGACCAGTTGCGCCGGGCCTACGTGGAGCCGCTGCTGGCGCGTGCCGGAAGCATCCATGAGCGCATCCTCATGGAGGGGCCCACGAAGACCCGGCCCAGCCAGGCCCCCGGATGGCTCACCGAACGCCTGGCCCCCTGGCCGCATCCCACCAAGAAGGACCGGGACGCGCAGGCGGACGCCGGGAACAGCAAGGACGGCGGCCGATGA
- a CDS encoding DUF3037 domain-containing protein → MSERDVFEYAVLRVVPRVERGECFNAGVLVYCRAKSFVAARTHLDEAKLKALDPRADVLGVRAALRAVEGVCGGGEAAGQAAGDDPGRRFRWLIAPRSTVVQPGVVHSGLTTDPAAEVERLLDLLVR, encoded by the coding sequence ATGAGCGAGCGCGATGTCTTCGAGTACGCGGTCCTGCGCGTCGTTCCCCGAGTGGAGCGCGGCGAGTGCTTCAACGCGGGCGTGCTGGTGTACTGCCGGGCCAAGTCGTTCGTCGCCGCGCGGACGCACCTGGACGAGGCCAAGCTCAAGGCGCTGGACCCGCGTGCCGACGTACTGGGTGTGCGGGCCGCCCTGCGCGCGGTCGAGGGGGTGTGCGGCGGTGGCGAGGCCGCGGGCCAGGCGGCGGGTGACGATCCGGGGCGACGCTTCCGCTGGCTGATCGCGCCCCGCTCCACGGTCGTCCAGCCGGGCGTCGTGCACAGCGGTCTGACCACGGACCCGGCCGCCGAGGTCGAGCGGCTGCTCGACCTGCTGGTGCGCTGA
- the fabG gene encoding 3-oxoacyl-ACP reductase FabG, producing MSTTEQRVAIVTGAARGIGAATAVRLAAEGRAVAVLDLDEAACKDTVEKITAAGGKALAVGCDVSDSAQVEAAVARVAAELGAPTILVNNAGVLRDNLLFKMSESDWDLVMNVHLKGAFLMAKAVQSHMVEAKFGRIVSLSSSSALGNRGQANYSAVKAGLQGFTKTLAKELGKFGVTANAVAPGFIVTEMTAQTAARVGMGFEEFQAAAATQIPVQRVGRPEDIANAIAFFTGDDAGFVSGQVMYVAGGPLN from the coding sequence ATGTCCACCACCGAGCAGCGCGTCGCCATCGTGACGGGAGCGGCACGGGGCATCGGCGCCGCCACCGCCGTACGCCTGGCGGCCGAGGGCCGCGCCGTCGCCGTACTCGACCTCGACGAGGCCGCGTGCAAGGACACGGTCGAGAAGATCACCGCGGCCGGGGGCAAGGCCCTCGCCGTCGGCTGCGATGTGTCGGACAGCGCGCAGGTCGAGGCCGCCGTCGCGCGTGTCGCGGCCGAGCTGGGCGCCCCGACGATCCTCGTCAACAACGCGGGCGTGCTCCGCGACAACCTGCTCTTCAAGATGAGCGAGTCCGACTGGGACCTCGTGATGAACGTCCACCTCAAGGGCGCGTTCCTGATGGCCAAGGCCGTCCAGTCGCACATGGTGGAGGCCAAGTTCGGCCGCATCGTCTCGCTCTCCTCCTCCTCGGCGCTGGGCAACCGGGGCCAGGCCAACTACTCGGCCGTCAAGGCCGGCCTCCAGGGCTTCACCAAGACGCTCGCCAAGGAGCTCGGCAAGTTCGGTGTGACCGCCAACGCCGTCGCCCCCGGCTTCATCGTCACCGAGATGACCGCCCAGACGGCCGCGCGGGTCGGCATGGGCTTCGAGGAGTTCCAGGCCGCCGCAGCGACGCAGATCCCGGTGCAGCGCGTGGGGCGTCCCGAGGACATCGCCAACGCGATCGCCTTCTTCACCGGCGACGACGCGGGCTTCGTGTCCGGGCAGGTCATGTATGTCGCCGGCGGACCGCTCAACTGA
- a CDS encoding SDR family oxidoreductase produces the protein MTVQDSGKVALITGASRGIGYGIAEALVARGDRVVITGRGEDALKEAVEKLGADRAVGIAGKAHDEAHQAAAVERAMEAFGRVDYLVNNAGTNPVFGPMAELDLNVARKVYETNVISALGFAQQTWKAWQRENGGAIVNIASVAGVSASPFIGAYGMSKAAMVNLTLQLAHEFAPVVRVNAIAPAVVKTKFAEALYEGREAEAAAAYPLGRLGVPQDIGGAAAFLTSEQSAWVTGQTLVVDGGIFLNAGVA, from the coding sequence ATGACTGTGCAGGACAGTGGCAAGGTCGCGCTCATCACGGGCGCGAGCCGGGGCATCGGCTACGGCATCGCGGAGGCTCTCGTCGCCCGGGGCGACCGGGTCGTCATCACGGGCCGTGGCGAGGACGCCCTGAAGGAGGCCGTCGAGAAGCTCGGCGCCGACCGCGCGGTCGGCATCGCGGGCAAGGCGCACGACGAGGCGCACCAGGCCGCGGCAGTCGAGCGTGCCATGGAGGCGTTCGGCCGGGTCGACTACCTGGTCAACAACGCCGGTACGAATCCCGTCTTCGGGCCGATGGCCGAGCTCGATCTCAACGTCGCCCGCAAGGTCTACGAGACCAATGTGATCTCGGCGCTCGGGTTCGCCCAGCAGACCTGGAAGGCGTGGCAGCGGGAGAACGGCGGAGCGATCGTCAACATCGCCTCGGTCGCGGGTGTCTCCGCGTCCCCGTTCATCGGCGCCTACGGCATGAGCAAGGCCGCCATGGTCAACCTGACCCTCCAGCTGGCGCACGAGTTCGCGCCGGTCGTGCGGGTCAACGCGATCGCCCCCGCCGTGGTGAAGACCAAGTTCGCGGAGGCGCTGTACGAGGGCCGCGAGGCCGAGGCCGCGGCGGCCTACCCGCTGGGCCGGCTCGGTGTCCCGCAGGACATCGGAGGGGCGGCGGCGTTCCTCACGTCCGAGCAGTCCGCCTGGGTCACGGGGCAGACTCTCGTGGTCGACGGCGGTATTTTCCTGAATGCCGGCGTGGCCTGA
- a CDS encoding ABC transporter substrate-binding protein — protein sequence MFYRASLQAAAALASLSVLAGCGLLSDSGSETDQRISVGTTSSPSTLDPAAAWDGSWELMRNVFQTLVSFPTGSTSPEPDAAKECRFTDATSMAYRCTLRSDLKFSNGEKIDAEAVKYSIDRITKIKVKGGPAGLLGSLDRVETKGDDTVIFHLSRADATFPFILATPAMSIVAPGDYPEDSIRDDGEVTGSGPYVMDSYEPGKKAELTKNPDYKGFADRKNDAVTIRYFTDSTPMVKALKDKEIDATYRGLTAEEVIELEDNKKDNGGLQIVESVGADIRFLVFNPEDPASGKLPVRRAIAQLVDRDALVAKVYRGTAEPLYSMVPKGIAGHATSFFDSFGDPDVAKARAILSRAGITEPVEMTFWYTTDRYGSSTAPEFAELKRQLEASGLFRITLKSAPWKSFQEGFTKGDYPVFGRGWFPDFPDPDNFVAPFVGEDSVTGTPYLTREITQDLLPSSRKESDRGAVSDQFKRAQEILVKDVRLLPLWQGKLYVAAGEDIGGGERALDPQTVMQMWELYRKASW from the coding sequence GTGTTCTACCGGGCCAGTCTGCAGGCCGCTGCAGCCCTTGCTTCCCTTTCTGTGCTGGCCGGCTGCGGTCTGCTGTCCGACAGCGGCTCCGAAACGGACCAGCGGATATCGGTCGGAACGACGAGCTCGCCCTCGACCCTTGATCCCGCGGCGGCGTGGGACGGCTCCTGGGAGCTGATGAGGAACGTCTTCCAGACCCTGGTGAGCTTCCCGACCGGCAGCACCAGCCCTGAGCCGGACGCGGCGAAGGAGTGCCGCTTCACCGACGCCACGAGCATGGCCTACCGGTGCACCCTGCGCTCGGACCTGAAATTCTCCAACGGGGAGAAGATCGACGCCGAGGCCGTGAAGTACTCCATCGACCGGATCACGAAGATCAAGGTCAAGGGCGGCCCGGCAGGCCTCCTCGGGTCCCTCGACCGGGTCGAGACCAAGGGGGACGACACGGTCATCTTCCACCTCAGCAGGGCGGACGCGACCTTCCCGTTCATCCTGGCCACTCCGGCCATGTCGATCGTCGCCCCCGGCGACTACCCCGAGGACAGCATCCGCGACGACGGCGAGGTCACGGGTTCGGGGCCGTACGTCATGGATTCGTACGAGCCGGGCAAGAAGGCCGAGCTCACCAAGAACCCCGATTACAAGGGGTTCGCCGACCGGAAGAACGACGCGGTGACGATCCGCTACTTCACCGACTCCACCCCCATGGTGAAGGCGCTGAAGGACAAGGAGATCGACGCCACCTACCGCGGTCTCACCGCCGAGGAGGTCATCGAGCTCGAGGACAACAAGAAGGACAACGGCGGCCTGCAGATCGTGGAGTCGGTCGGCGCGGACATCCGCTTCCTCGTCTTCAACCCCGAGGACCCGGCGTCGGGGAAGCTGCCGGTCCGGCGGGCCATCGCCCAGCTGGTGGACCGCGACGCCCTCGTCGCCAAGGTCTACCGGGGCACCGCCGAACCCCTCTACTCCATGGTTCCGAAGGGCATCGCCGGTCACGCCACCAGCTTCTTCGACTCCTTCGGCGACCCGGATGTCGCCAAGGCCAGGGCGATACTCTCCCGGGCGGGCATCACCGAGCCGGTCGAGATGACCTTCTGGTACACCACGGACCGCTACGGTTCCTCCACCGCTCCCGAGTTCGCCGAGCTGAAGCGCCAGCTCGAGGCGTCCGGGCTGTTCCGGATCACGCTGAAGAGCGCGCCGTGGAAGTCCTTCCAGGAGGGCTTCACCAAGGGTGACTACCCGGTCTTCGGCCGTGGCTGGTTCCCCGACTTCCCGGACCCGGACAACTTCGTGGCTCCCTTCGTCGGCGAGGACAGCGTCACCGGCACCCCGTATCTCACGCGCGAGATCACCCAGGACCTGCTGCCGTCCTCCCGCAAGGAGAGCGACCGGGGTGCGGTCTCCGACCAGTTCAAGCGGGCCCAGGAGATCCTCGTGAAGGACGTGCGGCTGCTGCCCCTGTGGCAGGGCAAGCTCTACGTGGCCGCGGGTGAGGACATCGGCGGCGGAGAGCGCGCGCTCGACCCGCAGACGGTCATGCAGATGTGGGAGCTGTACCGCAAGGCCAGCTGGTAG
- a CDS encoding uracil-DNA glycosylase has protein sequence MTDTDLLPESWRGVLGEELRKPYFKELMDFVEEERARGPVYPPREQVFAALEATPYDRVKVLVLGQDPYHGEGQGHGLCFSVRPGVKTPPSLRNIYKEMNDELGLPVPDNGYLMPWAEQGVLLLNAVLTVRGGEANSHKAKGWEKVTDAVIRAVAERPDPAVFVLWGNYAQKKIPLIDQDRHVVVKGAHPSPLSAKKWFGSRPFTQINEAVAAQGHEPIDWRIPDLGLGTTRPTAGARA, from the coding sequence GTGACCGACACCGACCTGCTGCCCGAGTCCTGGCGCGGCGTCCTCGGCGAAGAGCTGCGGAAGCCCTACTTCAAGGAGCTCATGGACTTCGTCGAGGAGGAGCGGGCCAGGGGACCGGTGTATCCGCCGCGCGAGCAGGTCTTCGCCGCGCTGGAGGCCACGCCGTACGACCGGGTGAAGGTGCTCGTCCTCGGCCAGGACCCCTACCACGGTGAGGGCCAGGGCCACGGCCTCTGCTTCTCGGTCCGGCCCGGAGTGAAGACGCCCCCCTCGCTGCGCAACATCTACAAGGAGATGAACGACGAGCTCGGCCTGCCGGTCCCGGACAACGGATATCTGATGCCGTGGGCCGAGCAGGGCGTCCTGCTGCTCAACGCGGTGCTGACGGTCCGTGGTGGCGAGGCGAATTCGCACAAGGCCAAGGGCTGGGAGAAGGTCACGGACGCGGTCATCCGTGCCGTGGCCGAGCGGCCGGACCCGGCCGTCTTCGTCCTCTGGGGCAACTACGCCCAGAAGAAGATCCCGCTGATCGACCAGGACCGTCATGTGGTGGTCAAGGGCGCGCACCCCTCGCCGCTCTCCGCCAAGAAGTGGTTCGGCTCCCGCCCCTTCACGCAGATCAACGAGGCCGTGGCCGCGCAGGGCCACGAGCCCATCGACTGGCGGATCCCGGACCTGGGCCTCGGGACGACCCGGCCGACCGCCGGGGCCCGCGCCTGA